From Cellulomonas fimi ATCC 484, a single genomic window includes:
- the argH gene encoding argininosuccinate lyase gives MSDEQTPLALWGGRFASGPAAALADLSRSTHFDWRLAHHDISGSVAHARVLHRAGLLTGDELTGMVDALERLRADVASGAFGPAPDDEDVHTALERGLIERAGADLGGKLRAGRSRNDQIATLVRMYLREQARVLAGLVLDVVDALVAQARAAGESPMPGRTHLQHAQPVLLAHHLLAHAWPLLRDVERFTDWDRRAALSPYGSGALAGSSLGLDPGAVAADLGFDGPVENSIDGTASRDVVAEFAFVAAMTAVDVSRLAEEVILWATKEFGFVRLHDAYSTGSSIMPQKKNPDVAELARGKAGRLVGDLTGLLTTLKGLPLAYNRDLQEDKEPVFDQVDQLTVLLPAFAGMVATLTFDTDRMASLAPQGFSLATDIAEWLVREGVPFRVAHEVAGACVRACEEHQPPIELWDLSDAELAEISPHLTPAVRAVLTVPGSLASRDAHGGTAPARVAEQLERAAARSLELRSWAS, from the coding sequence GTGTCTGACGAGCAGACCCCGCTCGCCCTGTGGGGCGGCCGGTTCGCGTCCGGACCGGCCGCCGCGCTGGCCGACCTGTCACGCTCGACGCACTTCGACTGGCGGCTCGCGCACCACGACATCTCGGGGTCCGTCGCGCACGCCCGCGTCCTGCACCGTGCGGGCCTCCTGACCGGTGACGAGCTCACGGGCATGGTCGACGCGCTCGAGCGGCTGCGCGCCGACGTGGCGTCGGGCGCATTCGGGCCGGCGCCGGACGACGAGGACGTGCACACCGCCCTCGAGCGCGGCCTGATCGAGCGGGCCGGCGCCGACCTCGGCGGCAAGCTCCGCGCGGGCCGGTCCCGCAACGACCAGATCGCGACGCTCGTGCGCATGTACCTGCGCGAGCAGGCCCGCGTGCTCGCCGGGCTCGTGCTCGACGTCGTCGACGCGCTCGTCGCGCAGGCCCGCGCAGCGGGGGAGTCGCCCATGCCGGGGCGGACCCACCTGCAGCACGCGCAGCCGGTGCTGCTCGCGCACCACCTGCTCGCGCACGCGTGGCCGCTGCTGCGGGACGTCGAGCGCTTCACCGACTGGGACCGCCGGGCCGCGCTGTCGCCGTACGGCTCGGGCGCGCTCGCCGGCTCCTCGCTCGGGCTCGACCCGGGCGCCGTCGCGGCGGACCTCGGCTTCGACGGCCCGGTGGAGAACTCGATCGACGGCACCGCGTCGCGCGACGTCGTCGCGGAGTTCGCCTTCGTGGCCGCGATGACCGCGGTCGACGTGTCGCGGCTCGCCGAGGAGGTCATCCTCTGGGCGACCAAGGAGTTCGGCTTCGTGCGCCTGCACGACGCGTACTCCACGGGGTCGAGCATCATGCCGCAGAAGAAGAACCCGGACGTCGCCGAGCTCGCGCGCGGCAAGGCGGGCCGGCTCGTCGGCGACCTCACGGGCCTGCTCACGACGCTCAAGGGCCTGCCCCTCGCGTACAACCGCGACCTGCAGGAGGACAAGGAGCCGGTCTTCGACCAGGTCGACCAGCTCACGGTCCTGCTGCCCGCGTTCGCCGGGATGGTCGCGACGCTCACGTTCGACACCGACCGCATGGCGTCGCTCGCCCCGCAGGGCTTCTCGCTCGCGACCGACATCGCCGAGTGGCTCGTGCGCGAGGGGGTGCCGTTCCGGGTCGCGCACGAGGTCGCCGGCGCGTGCGTCCGGGCGTGCGAGGAGCACCAGCCGCCGATCGAGCTGTGGGACCTGTCCGACGCCGAGCTGGCCGAGATCTCGCCGCACCTGACGCCCGCGGTTCGCGCGGTCCTCACCGTGCCGGGATCGCTCGCGTCCCGGGACGCGCACGGCGGCACGGCGCCCGCTCGGGTCGCGGAGCAGCTCGAGCGGGCCGCGGCACGCTCGCTCGAGCTGCGCTCCTGGGCGTCCTGA
- a CDS encoding uridine kinase family protein, with protein sequence MTTPDGVSAAADEERLAAAAGAARTVVTRALAAAPRLGPVRVVCVDGPAGSGKTTAAGALAAAAADRGVETRVLHLDDLYEGWSGLEGSLWPRLAAQVLEPLRRGRPGRFQRYDWPTSRFADWVDVPVPALLVLEGCGSARRDADRVAVLRVWVEAPADLRLERGLARDGEAAHDHWVAWMRDEAAHFARERTRERADVRLDAFGVPQV encoded by the coding sequence ATGACGACGCCCGACGGCGTCTCGGCCGCGGCGGACGAGGAACGCCTCGCCGCCGCGGCCGGTGCCGCGCGCACGGTCGTCACACGTGCGCTGGCCGCGGCGCCGCGGCTCGGTCCCGTCCGGGTCGTCTGCGTCGACGGCCCCGCCGGGTCGGGCAAGACGACGGCGGCGGGCGCCCTCGCCGCGGCGGCGGCGGACCGGGGCGTCGAGACCCGGGTCCTGCACCTGGACGACCTGTACGAGGGCTGGTCCGGGCTCGAGGGGTCGCTGTGGCCGCGCCTCGCCGCGCAGGTCCTCGAGCCCCTGCGCCGCGGACGGCCGGGCCGGTTCCAGCGGTACGACTGGCCGACGTCACGGTTCGCCGACTGGGTCGACGTCCCCGTGCCCGCCCTGCTCGTGCTCGAGGGGTGCGGGTCGGCACGCCGGGACGCCGACCGCGTCGCGGTGCTGCGCGTCTGGGTCGAGGCTCCGGCCGACCTGCGCCTCGAGCGCGGCCTGGCGCGCGACGGCGAGGCCGCCCACGACCACTGGGTCGCGTGGATGCGCGACGAGGCGGCCCACTTCGCGCGCGAGCGGACCCGCGAGCGGGCCGACGTGCGCCTCGACGCGTTCGGCGTCCCGCAGGTCTGA